From Terriglobales bacterium:
CGCGCATCAGGTCCACCACGTGCACCAGATGGTGGCCGTTATTGGCCGCGTCGAGCGTCACTGCGAGCCAGCGCCCGTTGGGCGAAAGCGCGGGATCATACGACGCGGCTTCGCCAACCGGCTGCATTTCCTTTCCGGATCTGTCAAACCACACCAGGCGTGAGCTGTAGGTGCGACGCGATTGGTAGACCAGGACGCCCGAGTCGGCCACGGAAAAACCGGCCTTGCCGGACCTAACGTCCTGCTCCATCTCCTGGCTGACCACGGGAATGGGATCACCGGCAAAGCGCAGTTTCTCCGCATCGAATCGCTGGGCAAAGAGGGTTCCGTCGCGCACGAACAGCACGTGGCCCGCGGCGAAGGCCACATTGCCTCGGATGTCGCTGGAGAGAAGCGTGCCCTCGCCGTTGTCGAGAGAGGCTACGTAGATTCCGTTGCGGCCTTCCGACCAATCGATGAAGTACAGGAAGTGGCGTCCGTCGGGGAGGAACGTAGGCCAACGGTGGCTCTCGCCGACCCCTTCGTGGAGCTTGGTCGCAGGGACGAGGACGCCGCCGGTCGCGTGTACGCGTGCGAGGGCCGCGCCGATGTGCGGAGCGAAAACTATCGTGCCGTCACGATTCCACGTGCCGCCCAGGCCCCGAGGAGCATCACAGACATTCTGCACGCCGCCTGTAGCGAGATCGATCTTCTTCAGTTTCCCTCCCGCGAAAAAACCGACCTCCTGTCCATCGGGCGACCAAAACGGGTGGCTTGCGCCTTGTGTTCCCGAAAACTCCTGGCTCGAATCGGTGGCCAGCGACCTCACCCAGAGAGTCGCCACTCCGTCCGCGCTGGTTGCAGTGAACGCCAGGCGGCTCCCGTCGGGCGAGACCGCGAAGTCATAAGGCACGAAAGAATGGGCAGGAGGCGGCGTAAGCGCGGCGCGATATACCTGCAGCTTCGGCGCCTCTCCGCGTCCCCAGCGGACACCTGCCTGGAACGCCACGGCAACCAGCAGCGCGATTGCCACCGCCCAGAGCCACACGCGCCGCAGCTGGCGAGCCGCGGGTTGAGCCGGTTGCTGATCGCGCTGCCGGATCCACTCCAGTTGGAGCTTTACGTCCTGCGCGCTCTGCCAGCGATTATCCGGATCTTTCGCCAGGCACGTGCGCACCACCCGGTCTAGCGCCGCAGGCGTCATCGGTAGCACTTCTCCGATCGGCTTCGGCTCCGCCGAGAGGATGGCGCCGATGAGGCTGGCTTTGGTCTTGCCCGTGAATGCCGGCTTCCCCGTCGCCATCTCGTAGAGCACGGCCCCGAGCGGGAAGATATCGCTGCGCGCATCCGCCTCTGCCCCTTCCAGTTGTTCCGGCGCCATGTACTGGAAGGTGCCAACAATGACGCCCTCCTCCGTCAGCGATTTTGCCGGCGGCGCCAGAGTGGTCATCTCCGAGAGCGCTGCCGCCGCGGGCACCAGCTCGCTGCGCAGCTTCGCCAGCCCGAAGTCCATCAGCTTCGCGCCCGCCTTGGTCAGCATGATGTTTCCCGGCTTCAGGTCGCGATGGATAATCCCCTGCCGATGCGCCTTTTCGAGCGCGGCGGACACTTCGACCCCAATCTTCAAGAGTTGCTCCAGCGGCAGCGGACCTTTCCGCAAACGCTCGGCCAGGGTCTCGCCTTCCAGGTACTCCATCACCAGGAAGTCCACGCCCTCCTGCTGGCCGACGTCGTAGAGGTGGCAAATGTTGGGATGGGAAAGGGCAGAGATGGTGCGTGCCTCACGCTCCAGGCGCTTGTGCAGGTCGGGGCGCTCGGCCAGCCGGGCGGAGAGGACCTTGATGGCGACGGTGCGGTCCAGGCGCGTGTCGCGCGCGCGATAGACCTCGCCCATCCCGCCCGCGCCGGCGGGCGAGAGGATTTCGTAGGGTCCGAGTTTGGTGCCGGAGGTGAGGGCCATCCGCGCGCCATTATAGTTCCAATGGCGTCGCTCACCTGGACGTATAACGGGCAAACCGGACACTTGGCCGCTGGTAGCACGCACTTGTCCGATATGCCGACTACACAGACATGTGGACGCGGGCCGGGCTGCGAGAGCGCAACGCCCTGGTCGGTGTTGTTCTCACCAGCTATGAAAAATCAGCCATTGATGAAGACGCTTAAATAAACAACTCGTGCTAGAATCCGGCGGTTCGAGGTGGGGCGAGGTGCGTGATGAAGAGCAATCTTGGGTTCTGGCGGGTTTCTTTCCTTCTGCTGGCCGCACTCTTTCTCGTGACGGCGGCAAGCCGCCCGGCTCTGGCCCAGTTCCAAAAGCCAGCAGACACCGGACAGTTGCTGCAGGCGCGAGCCACGCTGTCCACGGAAGACGAGACCCGGGCGGTGGCCTTCAGCCCGGACGGAAAGACCGTGGCCACCACGGCGGGGAGGGCCTTCCAGCTCTGGGACGCGGCCACCGGCAAGCTGAAGATAAAAGTGGATTTCAGTTCCAGCACCAACCCGGAGGCCCACAAGCGGGCCATCCAGGCGATCACCTACAGTCCCGACGGCAAGACCATCGCCACCGGGGGCGAGGACTACACCATCAAGCTATGGGATGCGGAGACGGGAAAGTTCCGGGCCACCATTGAAGGCCACGAAGATCAGGTTCGCTCCATCGCCTTCAGCCCCGATGGGACGATGTTGGCCAGCGGCAGCTACGATACCACGATGAAGCTGTGGGACCCGGCTACCGGAAGCCTGAAGGCGACCCTGCGGATGCCCGGGGAGGGCACCTCCAGAGTATCTCAGCCGGTCACCTGGGTGGCTTACAGCTCGGACGGGAAGACCCTCGTTACCACTACCTCTGGCTTCGGCAAGGCCAGGCTGTGGGACGCTTCCACAGGCAATCTGAAAAAGACCTTTGACAACATCAAGCCACTTTTCCGCGGGATGCTCAGCCCCGACGGCCGCACGCTGCTGACCACGGGAGATGGAGATAAGGCGGCGAAATTGTGGGATGTGGCCACCGGGAGAATCCGGGCTACCTTGTCTCACGAAGAAGACGTGCGCGCCGTGGCCTTCAGCCCCGATGGCCGCACCGTGGCCACCGCCAGCCTGGATAAGACCGCCAAGCTGTGGGACACCACTACCGGAAAACTGAAAGCCACGCTTCGGGGCCACATCAACACCCTGTACTCGATCGCCTTCAGCCCCGACGGCCGCACCATTGTCACCGGCGCCAACGGACAGGCCCGGCTCTGGGACGTTCCGTCCAATTAAGGATTGCGGAGCAGACAGGGTGTGCGACATAGAAATCCAACATGCGGATGGGCTGTGGTCTGACCAGCCACGCGGAAACGTTGAGAGGACCTGCTCGCTCAACAGGATAGTTGCCGCCCATGCCGTATAAAGAGGTGGGGCTTCCCGGCAACCGATGCCGGATTTTCTCTTTCCTTACCCGGCCGGTGATAGCGCATAGCGGCGCGAAGCTACATCGGGGCACCGACTTCCCGGGCCCGGCGTGCGAAGCGCGACAGCAAGCCACGGGCGCCAGGAACGGTTAGTTTCCGATATGCCGACTATACGGCCAAGTGGCCGCCGGGATTCGAGGCACAAACCTGGTCGGTGGGTGCCCCACGCTGAATCGCAAGAACATCTGCACGGTGTACGAGATCGTGCAGTTGTTTCAAGCGCCGCCGGCATCGCCGGAATCACACGCCACCGAGGCCCATCCGATACCCGGGTAATTGTCATTCGGTCTCCGAAGACGGCGCGACCGGCTTCCAGCTCGCGACTCAGCCGCAGCATGGGCGCGGCGACCTTCCGCGCCTCCGGTCCGGAGAGCCGCACCACGCCGATGCCGCCGCGACCCGGCCCAGTGGAGATGGCGACGATGGTGTCGTCCAGGTGCACAAGGCTATTCTAGTGAACTCACAGGAGACCGGCATGAGCGTAATCGACGAGGTGGTCCGCGCCAACCAGGAGTACGCCCGCAAGCACCAGCTGCGGCATCTTTCCGCGCGCCCACGGCGCAAGCTGGCGGTGCTCACCTGCATGGATACGCGCCTCTCCCGCGCCACCCTGGGGCTGGCGGAGGGCGATGCCCACATCCTGCGCAACGCCGGCGGCATGGCGACCGAGGATGCGCTGCGCTCCCTGCTGGTCTCTCACTACCTGCTGGGAACGGAAGAGTTCATGATCGTCAACCACACCGATTGCGGGCTGATGGCGGCGACCGAAGACGAGATCCGCGGGCGCATCCTCAGCCGCACGGGCTGCGACGCTGACACGCCCGCCTCCTTCCACAGCTTCACCGACCTCTATGAGAACGTGCGCCGGCAGATGGAAGCGCTGCGCAGTCATCCCTGGGTGCCGAAGGAAGTTCCGGTGCGGGGCTTCGTCTACGACGTCGCCACCGGAGGGCTGCGCGAGGTTTTTGCGTAGGCGTGTAAAAGCACCCGTCAGGGCGTCTCCTTGGAACGGAGTCGTTGCCGGCGGGACGCCGGCGCTACCCGCGCCTACTTCAACACACCGTTGACCTTCTTTCCCTTCTCCATGCGGGCGAAGGCGGCCTGCATCTGCTCGTAGATGCGGTCGATCTTCCCGTGCAGCTGCGCCACCTCGACCCTACTGCAAGTGTCGCTGATTGTACCTCAGCGGCTGAGCGACGTCCTCCCGAGTGACGGCATACTCGAGAGTAATGCACTTGGCCGTATAACGGGCTATGGTTCCATGTGCCGCCACACCGGCACTGGTGAAGCCACTTGGACGGTATGCCGACTAACCAGCCAAGTGGCCGCCGACATCAGAGGAGGAGCCGCAAGGTGGCGTGACAAAGCGGCGAAAACGCGCAGTCAGAGCCCCCTTTCTTGCCTGGGCCACTGTCGTGACAGGGGAAATGCCTTCGTTTCAACTGGATCGGAGACTCGGATCGAATTCTTGCGCGCCACAAGGGCAACCCCGAGTCCCCTCACTAGAAGCGGAAGAGGTAAGAGACCTTCACGAACACCTGCCGGCTGTCATTGAGGAAGCGGTTGCGGGTCTGGAAGAGGCCGGTGTGCGCGGTGATGGCGTCGCGGTCCAGGTTCGCCAGATTGCTGTTGTAACCCACGTAGATGGCCGTGCCGGGATGCACCAGGTAGGTCACGACGAAGTCGGCGTTGAAGCCCTTCGGTGAGGTAAGCCCGGAGTACACCGGGTTGGCGAGCAGCGTGTTGTACTGGAGGATGGCGCGGAAACTGAGCTCCTTGTTCCACTGGTAGTTCCACTTGGAGCGCAGGATGTGGCTGTTGAAGGCGGCGGCGTGCGCCTGCGGGATAGTGAGTCGGCTGAGCAGGTAGCTGTTGTCGATGGTGAGATGGTTGAAGGGACGCACAGTCATGCCGAGATTGGCTTCCGTGCTGTATCCCAGAACGGGCGGCTGGCCGGAGGGCGGGTCGAAGTTGATCTGCCGGCCGCGCAGAAAGAATGCGTTGAAGCTCAGCCAGGAGAGGTAGCTGCTGTTGAAGGACACGCCCCAGTATCCCTTGTGGAAGAAGGTGTTGCCGGGAAGCGTGGAGAAGTCGGAGGGGCGCAGCGTCTCGTCCGAAAACCCCTTGAATACCTGGAAGGAAGTGTTGGCCTTCAGGTCCACAAAGAAGCCGGGCTCGAAGATGCGCTGCAGGTGGACGCCGTCGTGGTCCCAGACCTGATTCGAGAAGAACTGCGGTCCGAAATCGGTGACGTGCTTCCCTTCCGGGCGGAAGAAGTACTGGAACCCAGTGTCCAGGCGGCGGATGTTAGGGCGGCGGAAGAATCCGGTGAGGTTGAGGAAGCCGTTTGAAGTGTCGTTGTAGTAGGCGTTGAAGACGACCTTGCGGGTTTGATATTCGGAGAGGGCGTCGAAGGCGGGCCCGGCCAGGTGGCTGCCGTCGGCCAGATCGGTGGAGCTGACCACGCCCTGGAAGCTGGTGGTCCAGTGGTCGCCGATGCGGAAGCGGCCGTCCACCCCGCCCACGCGGTTGCTGGTTGTCAGGCATTTGGGCAGGGTACAAGCGGTCGCGGGATCGGCGCTGAACTCGCGGTCGGCGTAGATGATGCCGATGTGCGATTGCTTCCACAGATCCCGCGTGATGCGCGCGATGGTGAAGTAGGCGCGCTTGCGGCGCAGCACATCATGGTCCGGCACCAGGCGGCCGGGAGACTGGTCGTCAATGGCCAGCAGGCCGATCCCCCAGGGACCGAGCTTGCCGGTGAGCCGCACGCCCGCCTGCGGGTCCACGATGCGGCGCGTGAAGTAGAGGTTGATGGGCGTCTGGAAGAAGTTGGCGTTCTCCTGGAAGAAGGGCCGCTTCTCAGGGAAGAAGACCTCGAAGCGCTGATTGACCGTGGTCTGCGGCTCGTCGGACTCCACCTGGCGGAAGTCAGGATTGAAGGTCAGGTCGAGGACCAGGCTGTTGTGCACGATGACCTTGGCGTCCAGGCCGGCGTCCCCGCCCAGGTGGTTGCCGGTGAAGAACGGGAAGTTGGGATCGCGGTCGTCGAGGAAGCGGAAGGCGCGCGCCACTCCATAGGGCGCGAGCTGGATGTTGCGTCCCGGGGAGATGCCGCGCAGGCCCTTGAGCGTGCCTTCCTGCGAGAGCCGCCCCTGGATCTTGCGGGTGAGTGCGGGATAGAAGCTGTTGTCGTTGTCGTGCGGCACCACGCGCTGCAGTAGGATGCCCCAGGTCTGCTCATCGGAGGCAAAGAAGCGCAAGCTCTTAAAGGGGATGGCCATCCACGCCACGTAGCCCTGTGAAGTCACCTTGCCGCGGGAGTCCCATACGGTGTCGAAGGAGCTGTCGTAGCCGTCGCTGTCCGTCCAGATGTAGTCGAACTGGATGCCCAGCGGGTTTACCATAAAACCGTAGGAGCGGCGCTTGTCGTTGAAGGTGTCGAGGTAGATCTGCACCTCGTCGTGATCGGGTCCGATGGCCTCGCGGCGCACCATGCGGGCACGGATCTTTCCCGGCTCGCGGTCGAAACACACCCACACGGCATAGAGGTTCTTGAAGTCATAGCCCAGGTAGACTTCGGTCCGCTCCTGAGCCGGCGCGCCCTCCTTGGGGTCGAGTTGGACGAAGTTCTCGACCTTCGTCATCTGCTGCGCCACGCCCGGCCCCGGCTTCATCTCCAGGAAGTCTTCCAGCTTGGGAGCGCTATCCAGGCGGGGAATGTTGATGACGGCGGCTGCGCCCCGCGCTTGATTTGCGATGGGAGGCGCCTGTGAGGCCGGAGCGGCAGTCTGGGCGCGCAGACCCGCGCACAGCGCGAGCAGAAGAATCGCTCGCAGCCAGACCGATGCTTTGAGTTGAACGCCGTGGCCCAACATCCGCACCGCCCCCCTCACCCGGAGTCCGAGTATTGAACCTTAGACGACTGTAGGGGGCAAATGTACCGTGCCGCGGGTGAGAGAAATCCCCACCCTTGTGTCTCGCCAGTAGAGAACGGATGGGCGGCTTACGACAGAAACCCAAGGTCCGGCCCCAATGCCTCCGGGTATTGGACCGTCCTACCGTCACCATACCACGCAATCAGAATCCGCCTATCCTTCACAACATAATCCACGAGCCAGTCCTTCTCTCGGGGAAGTGGGTTCTCAATTACGACAACCAGTTTGGCTTCAGGCATGTCCTGCAGGTACCGGTACTCGTACAACAGCGATATGGCCTTCCTGACCTTGGTCGCGGGCATTGTTGTCATGGGTAGACTTCATTTCAAACAAGGTCAATTGGACGGATAACGGGCAACTCGTACATGTGCAGCCATACCCGCAGTGGTCGGGTCACTTGGACGGTTTGCCGACTACTCAGCCAAGTGACCGCCGACTGTCAGAGGAGGAGCCGCAAGGCGCTGGGATAGTTTCCGAGTCGGCGACAAACTGTCCGGAGCCGGCCCGATGCGATACGCGAGTGGCCAATGAGAGCTAGGGATGCGGGCGTTTCCGGAACTGGCAGCTCGTATGACGCCTCGTAGACCCCCGGACAGGTCAGCTCTCGTCAGTGTCCCGCAGGCGCGGCCGGCGCCTTCTTCAAATACTTCTCAAACCACCCCACGATGCGGCGCGCGGCGTCGATCTGATGTTCGAGTTTGTCAAACCCGTGGCCCTCGTCGGGATAGTAGACAACGTCCACCACGTTCCCGCGCTTTTTCAGGACTTCCACCAGTTGCTCGGTCTCTTCCTTGGGTACGCGCGGGTCGTTGTCGCCCTGGAGCACCAGTAGCGGCGCCTGGACGTTCTGGATGTACTTGATGGGAGAGTCCTCTTCGTAGATTTTCCGGTCCTTCTCCGGATCGCCGAGCAGGCTGCGCAGATACTGGCTCAGCAGCGGGTCGGAATGCTCGAGCATCGTGTACCAGTCCAGTGGCCCGAACAGATCGACGGCGGCGGTGAACTTTTCGGGTTCTTTGGCGGCGAGCATTAGGGTCATGAATCCGCCGTAAGAGCCGCCAAAAACACCCACCTTGCGCGCATCTGCGTAGCCGGTGCC
This genomic window contains:
- a CDS encoding DUF5916 domain-containing protein; this encodes MLGHGVQLKASVWLRAILLLALCAGLRAQTAAPASQAPPIANQARGAAAVINIPRLDSAPKLEDFLEMKPGPGVAQQMTKVENFVQLDPKEGAPAQERTEVYLGYDFKNLYAVWVCFDREPGKIRARMVRREAIGPDHDEVQIYLDTFNDKRRSYGFMVNPLGIQFDYIWTDSDGYDSSFDTVWDSRGKVTSQGYVAWMAIPFKSLRFFASDEQTWGILLQRVVPHDNDNSFYPALTRKIQGRLSQEGTLKGLRGISPGRNIQLAPYGVARAFRFLDDRDPNFPFFTGNHLGGDAGLDAKVIVHNSLVLDLTFNPDFRQVESDEPQTTVNQRFEVFFPEKRPFFQENANFFQTPINLYFTRRIVDPQAGVRLTGKLGPWGIGLLAIDDQSPGRLVPDHDVLRRKRAYFTIARITRDLWKQSHIGIIYADREFSADPATACTLPKCLTTSNRVGGVDGRFRIGDHWTTSFQGVVSSTDLADGSHLAGPAFDALSEYQTRKVVFNAYYNDTSNGFLNLTGFFRRPNIRRLDTGFQYFFRPEGKHVTDFGPQFFSNQVWDHDGVHLQRIFEPGFFVDLKANTSFQVFKGFSDETLRPSDFSTLPGNTFFHKGYWGVSFNSSYLSWLSFNAFFLRGRQINFDPPSGQPPVLGYSTEANLGMTVRPFNHLTIDNSYLLSRLTIPQAHAAAFNSHILRSKWNYQWNKELSFRAILQYNTLLANPVYSGLTSPKGFNADFVVTYLVHPGTAIYVGYNSNLANLDRDAITAHTGLFQTRNRFLNDSRQVFVKVSYLFRF
- a CDS encoding protein kinase → MALTSGTKLGPYEILSPAGAGGMGEVYRARDTRLDRTVAIKVLSARLAERPDLHKRLEREARTISALSHPNICHLYDVGQQEGVDFLVMEYLEGETLAERLRKGPLPLEQLLKIGVEVSAALEKAHRQGIIHRDLKPGNIMLTKAGAKLMDFGLAKLRSELVPAAAALSEMTTLAPPAKSLTEEGVIVGTFQYMAPEQLEGAEADARSDIFPLGAVLYEMATGKPAFTGKTKASLIGAILSAEPKPIGEVLPMTPAALDRVVRTCLAKDPDNRWQSAQDVKLQLEWIRQRDQQPAQPAARQLRRVWLWAVAIALLVAVAFQAGVRWGRGEAPKLQVYRAALTPPPAHSFVPYDFAVSPDGSRLAFTATSADGVATLWVRSLATDSSQEFSGTQGASHPFWSPDGQEVGFFAGGKLKKIDLATGGVQNVCDAPRGLGGTWNRDGTIVFAPHIGAALARVHATGGVLVPATKLHEGVGESHRWPTFLPDGRHFLYFIDWSEGRNGIYVASLDNGEGTLLSSDIRGNVAFAAGHVLFVRDGTLFAQRFDAEKLRFAGDPIPVVSQEMEQDVRSGKAGFSVADSGVLVYQSRRTYSSRLVWFDRSGKEMQPVGEAASYDPALSPNGRWLAVTLDAANNGHHLVHVVDLMR
- a CDS encoding prolyl oligopeptidase family serine peptidase, yielding GTGYADARKVGVFGGSYGGFMTLMLAAKEPEKFTAAVDLFGPLDWYTMLEHSDPLLSQYLRSLLGDPEKDRKIYEEDSPIKYIQNVQAPLLVLQGDNDPRVPKEETEQLVEVLKKRGNVVDVVYYPDEGHGFDKLEHQIDAARRIVGWFEKYLKKAPAAPAGH
- a CDS encoding carbonic anhydrase, with product MSVIDEVVRANQEYARKHQLRHLSARPRRKLAVLTCMDTRLSRATLGLAEGDAHILRNAGGMATEDALRSLLVSHYLLGTEEFMIVNHTDCGLMAATEDEIRGRILSRTGCDADTPASFHSFTDLYENVRRQMEALRSHPWVPKEVPVRGFVYDVATGGLREVFA
- a CDS encoding WD40 repeat domain-containing protein, with amino-acid sequence MKSNLGFWRVSFLLLAALFLVTAASRPALAQFQKPADTGQLLQARATLSTEDETRAVAFSPDGKTVATTAGRAFQLWDAATGKLKIKVDFSSSTNPEAHKRAIQAITYSPDGKTIATGGEDYTIKLWDAETGKFRATIEGHEDQVRSIAFSPDGTMLASGSYDTTMKLWDPATGSLKATLRMPGEGTSRVSQPVTWVAYSSDGKTLVTTTSGFGKARLWDASTGNLKKTFDNIKPLFRGMLSPDGRTLLTTGDGDKAAKLWDVATGRIRATLSHEEDVRAVAFSPDGRTVATASLDKTAKLWDTTTGKLKATLRGHINTLYSIAFSPDGRTIVTGANGQARLWDVPSN